TGAGAAATAGATAAATCAAAATTCAAGTTTTGTTTATCATGGATTAGAGGAGTACAGTATATAGTATTATTTAAATTGGACAGAAAATGAAATCTTAAAGTGTCCACTAATAATAAAATCTTGATTGATTAGCAGAAGTAGAGTCTTACAAAATGTATTTAGTAGAAGGGTAAGCTGAATGAATGTACTTTTGAAAGGCTACATTAATTAGTTCCCCATATTAAATAAAcacggtaagattgtacaatcaatattgtatcattagtggacaccttaaaggatacccgaagtgacatgtgacatgatgagatagacatgggtgtgtacagtgcctagcacacaaataactatgtgtgttcctttttttctttctctgaaagagttaaatatcctgatagtggctgactcagtcctgacgcagacaggaagtgactacagtgtgaccctcactgataagaaattccaactataaaacactttcctatgagaaaatggctgctgagagcaagaaatagataaaaaggggaatttcttatcagtgagggtcacactgtagtcacttcctgtctgagtcagtgatatttaactctttcagacagagaaagaaaaaaaaggaacacagcatagttatgtgtgctaggcactgtacatacacatgtctatcttatcatgtcacatgtcacttcaggtatcctttaacatactttattattttattttttggctttttttgtcTGTTGCAGAAACATTTCGGGCACACACGACAAAACAAAATTACTATTGGCATTATGGAACAATTTGTCAAGGAGTTATCTGAATCTGGTTCAAAAGCTATGTATATGACTACAAtacagatctgcagataaatgttaTCAATGCTCCATAATCTCAAGGtcaaataaataaattactagagtgtcaattcatcaaaggctgttcgataaaaaAAACAAGTCGGGAAATTacagcatttggtattttagactttaatgtgctaattcatcaatatattcacaggtgcggtagaagtttggtaatttaccgaagcccATTGTCGGTAATAGCAGAAGAGTGTGTGCAGAGACAGcaatacaatagtaagaggcatcccaacatccctttagatgtgcatgttttgttatactgtttgttatactgTCTCTGCTCGCtttgaatctgtccattagtctttttaacattttatttaattgccacagcttagatgaacttccaggagacattacacatgccatgcttaggtgatttccccactagttcctccgcatattcaaacaggaacctaagaggTTAAACTGCTGAAGGGAGCAGGGGAAGCTGCTTTTGTTCCCGTgatctctctgctcgctgccttGAGCAAGAAAAGCTAGACCCGTCGGAGAAGTCTATGAAACGGCATCATGGGGACTTGCAGGaggcaggggctgtttctattggcttctaCCTCTGTCAGTCAAAGGTAATcatctctgcttctgtgagttctGCTATTTCCCGTACTGATTCCGACAGAGGACAACTGCCCGTAATGGAACAgtgttttaccgcatgctgtaaccttgatgaattgacatttactgacatttgttgaggtgtttaacgcccaagtcagtaatttacctcaccgcTCAATCATTTCAGCTTGTCATGCAGCAACAGCTTTGataaattgacattttcctaagtgctcagtaaaatcagctgtttccagcattaccgaatgcggtaatgcttgataaaTTGATGCCCATGTATCCCTGTGAGAAAAAGCAATAGATTATCAACAATGAAAGTTCCCCCTTCTGTATTATGCATTTGTTATTGACTGGCTTGATAATATACCCTGTAACCCCTAAACCTGTTTATTAGCCATTTAGAGCCACTTGTGTATTATAGTGTATAACTCTTTTACATCTGTATTTTCATGAAGGACATTTTAAATTATTTCCAGCAATGCAATCTCACTACACTTCTATGACTCCTTAGTGCAGCTCTCTTTACTGTAGCTAGAGGCTGCTGCAAAGTGTAAGGTTAGAAGCTCCTGTCGTCTCTTTTACCTTATAAAATTCTTACCATACATAAAAATACCACACAGTTCACAAGTGTCATCATTTAGATGTTATGGTCATTTAAAATGGCCATTTTAGTGTTTTAACCATGCTTAAGCACATACAGCAGAGACCATATAGCGATCATTTCATCTTCTCCCTCCTCAAAAATCACAGAAATGTGCATAATTCGTCCGATAATTATTTTCTAATAAGACTTGAACTACTGTTAAATCTCAGGAGTATGGTAATTAGTTAAGATTCTTGATCACCTTCTGTGGAGCACGAATGAAGGGATGAAATGAGAACTAATCTGGCATGACCTTggtgaaaaaaaatacatcaatGCAATAAATCTTATGTATTGTACGCTGGCCAGCTGTTAGCCAAGAAGATATTGTTGTATGTGCTTGAGCTGTTGGCAAGGAAAACAAATCCTCCTCTTATGTGTCACATTTTACATTTCAGTTTGGTACTATTCTTCTCACCCAATTTACAAGCTTAACATCAGATTGTCATATTCTAAACACCACTACTGATCTTTCGAATAAGGACTGTCATTTCATTTGGAGCATTTCAGTACCATGTTATTCCAGCTGCATAGGATACTCCTTGTATTTCCCATTCTTCAACTGCCATTTGAATACCAAAGCTGGAAAATATCATCTCTATGCTTTCTTAAAAGGCTTAAAATGGCTTATCTCTTGTTAATTTAATCTATAGCAGGGCCAGCACGAGAACAGCAACGAGGCCGCCTGCGGAAATAGCTGCGGGAGGCTCCTTGTTGCCGTTTGCTCTCTTTCTTTTCTGCTGGACCTCTAACTGAACTGCCTCGTGTATTCTGAGGGGTCATCACCTTCTCTCTCTTCCCATGTTCCTCAATCTGTTTTTCCAAATGCTTCTGTATGGCCATTCCTAAGACTTCAACTTCCATGGAGGCTCCATATACTTCCCAAGTCATTCCTTTTTCATCCCAACTGACCTCCCGTACTGGCTCTGGTTGACTGGATTTGGTTTCTTTCACATGGACTTCAGGATGAGATGCTTTGGGTGATTTTCCTTTAGGTGTCATGGGGTCAGTTGCAATAGATCTGGTTTCCACTCTAAAGGACACTTGCATCTCAGCATCTTTCATTGCTGGCTTCTCTACAGAATGATGGCCTTGGTTCATCCCATCATTGTGGAAAACAAATGAGCTTGAACCATCTAATGGGACCATAGGACTTATAGCTATTGATGTATATTGTACCGTAATATCAACTTGAGTTCCTACATCTTGGTACTGTGGTTTTGTTTCTAGTGATGTCTTTGAAAGTTCACTCATGCTACAGGGATCCTGCTTTTTTGCCTGGTTAAGATGTACACCAGTTTGTTCAGACTGAAAGGAAAATGATGTAGGCTCCTGTGAAAAAACAAAAGGGCTGACTGCAACAGACACATACTCCACTTTGTTGCCAGTATGAGTTTCCGTTTCCTCCTCAGGAGGAGTCAGTTCAAATGAATAGGTTTTAGACACCACATCAGCATTACCCGCTTCTTTCTTCCCATTCTCTCCTTCTCTTTTATGTTGGAAGGTAAAAGAAACTTCATCAGGTGGTATTATGGGACTCACTGCTATTGATCTATATTCTATTTTTGGACAAGCTCCAACTTCTTCTTCAGGGGGAGTGAGTTCAATAGAGCATGTTTTTGCTATGCTATCTGAAATTTTCCCCTCCTTATTTTTCTTCTGCTCTGCAACAGGTGAAAGAGATGTCTTTTCAGACAAGAAACTGAAAGAGGAAGATTCACCTGGAAGTACAATGGGACTAATGGCCACCGATACACATTGCACGCTGGTGCCAGCCTGTGTGCTCACGTCTTCATTTAGTGCACTTGTTAAACAATTGTCTTTGCTGTCTAACAGTTTGCCACCATTTTGTTGGTCTGACTGGAATGTAAATGAGGAAGACCCATCCGGTGGGATAATTGGGCTAACTGCCACTGACACACACTCTGCTCTGGCCTGGGTCCCAACATCGTGACTGGGAGGGGTCAGTTCAATGGAACATGATTTTTGTACCAGCTGCTCTCCTGATGCGTTGTCAGGACATGTTCTTAATGTATGAAATGTAAAGGAAGAACCTTCAGGTGGAATGATTGGACTTACAGCTACCGATTTATACTCCACTTTGCCCACAATACTGTGATTGATGAGTTCTGGTGAACATGCATTTTGGAGACtgtcttttttttcagtgtctcTTCCTTCATATATCTTTATATCGCCTTGACTTTGTGTGCCATGATGTGTCTGGAACGTGAATGATGTGTCACCAGGTGGAATAAAAGGGCTTACAGCTATAGACCTGTATTTTTTCTCTTCATTGTGATTGGAGGGAACAGGCTCAAATGAACGTGTTTCTGATATTTCCTCTTTCGTGCTAATCTCTGTGCCATCAGTTCTTACTTTGCCTGTAATTTCAGAACTTGATGCCTGTGGAGCTCTCGTTTGAAAAGTGAAAGATGACTGTTCATCAGGGAATACAAAAGGGCTAACAGCAGTAGACCTGTACTCTTTCTCTTGTACATCACCTTGACGATTTGGCAATACTGGGTTACTTATGTGTGTTTTTCCAATTAGTTCCCCATTTGCAACCTTCTTACATCCTGTCAACCCTTCCTCTTGGGCTTTCTGTTTTTGTTCATCACAACTGATATTTGGGACCTTTTTCAGATCCAGTTCttcagccacatgcttgtttttgtCTTGTGGGGATGTGTTTGTTAATATACCTCCTTTTGTATCATGAATTATATCTGAATGTGCTCCTAAAGAGAGATTCCCTTCCGTAACACTGGGATCATTCACACACTGCTCTTTACAGTCTTTACTGTGTTCTGAATTGTAAACACTTTTTTCCGGTGTTCCTATCACACCTGTCCCACATGAAGTACTTGTGCTTTGCAACTGTGTCGCTGATTCATTGATATCATGTTTGTTTATGTCTCCTTGACTTGGTGAGGTTTGGTCTTCCCTTCCTTGGTGCAAGGAATAAGTGCTGTCAGTATCTACAGAAAAATCTCTATGCCCTCCTAAGAGGCTCTCTGCATCAGTGTCAAAGCTGAAGCTTTCTGGAAAGTCATAGTCTCCCTGTACACTGACACAGAAGTTCCTCATGCAAAGATCCTCCCCATCAAATCCGACAGTACCCATGGGATCATCAGCCTGCCATATCCTAGATGATATGGGAGAACGCAGGGAAACATTCTCACTGGCAGCATCTGGCGTTGACAGCTGCAATCGATGAGGCTCTTTAGGACTGCCCATCTCTGGACCAGCTCTCTTCCATAATATTTCAAAATCTTTCCTGAGAATCTCCTACAATAAAACACAAAGAATGAACAATATTAAACAAATATAAAGGAAATAATGATtatgcaaaatgcatgcgtaaTCTCTATCAGCAAAATAACTTTAAAAGTCACACATATAGAATGGCCCAAATTCTCCCCCCaaaattgtttaaagagaaaccgtgaccaagaattgaacttcatcctttcccatgagaaatcttttcctttttacaaacggatcatcagggagctctgtatggctgatattgtggtgagaccctcccacagtgtgatgtcaggaccatgggtccaactgccaaaaaagcaagcagcatctccttccactaacatcacctgccagcagtaaaaatgtcaccatgtggtaaatgtcagaatgtaaatcagggagaggaataattttacaatgggaaaacactaaccatacataaatattgtaaacatgaagcactttttattacattattttcactggagttcctctttaatgaaatATTGTGAGTATTCCACATTTCATTTCTGTGGCCTAAGGCAAATGAAACATAAGTGACAGTCCAGCTTTGTTCCAAAATTTTGGtttgtatgcaattaactttttctcctgagttatctcctaggagatcattttcattttctctttaaaataacctttaagcattttacaattgaaaaagtacccaaaagtaggtgaacaatactatcaaaattatttagatatgtttcttgcttgctggtggtttaaaggggcaTTTAGGTGTGGaactatcacctagaagaaaactcaggagaaaaagtgaatagcatatggACCTTTCTTTTCTTAGTTCTTGAGAGTGAGAAATGATAGacccaagggcccatatgcaattatctttttctcctgagtttcctcccaggagatcatttctTCTTTttcaggctgcttacacactaagacgttacaggcgcacgttagtgcgcctgtaacgctccccaacgcacagcaatgtaacacaagtgggctgttcacacagcccacgttgcgttacatgtaacgctgcacgttcttaagaaagtgcagcatgctacggcgttagagcggcttaagccgcgttagactgtttgcacatgctcagtcatgttggggaggaggagagagcggccaggcacatggctaattaatattcactgcactcagtggcgtgcagtgtttacttcctggagcggccgctctgtgcggtgattggccggtgggaccccgtgatgccgcatgcgtccaaaaatacgcatcacggatgccagtgtgagctgcacaacgcagctcactctgacgtccacaacgaagagcaccaggcgtcgcgttaggtgcacgttatgcgaccttaacgtggcacctaacgcaacgtcttagtgtgcaagtagcctaaagtacCGTAACTTTCCAaaactttacaattgaaaacgtaccagaaagtaggtgaaaaatacattaaaattcattttgagtatttccttgcttgctggtggtttaaagggcattttattgtcaagtGTGCAAATATTATCTAGGCGAAAACTCAGTTAATAGCGTATGGgccaatggcccttattcaattaacttttctcttgagttttcacacaggcgataattttttatcttatcTAAAAATCACTTACTTTTCAGCAAACAAAAGTAATAAGAAGTATGTAAATAAGTAATACTAAACTATTTTGTGTATtgccttgcttgctgggggcttaatgGGTATTTTATTTAACCCTCTAGGATCCAGTTTATTTAGAGGCTCGTAagagctccaggccaatttatttaagtacattttttatttcttctttgttagatttcctagcttctaatttgtactgctgtacagtatatttatggccaattgtcactagggggcaatgtgagacaataatagaggactttTTGCTTTCAGTATTTTATGTTAGCAGGAAAGGATCAATGCCATttgaagtcaaaagcagtgcaattaTCTCAACCGAGATAACTCTGTTAAAGCTGCTACTGGAttaaaggtgtgaaaatatctcctgtgAGAAAGCACAGTTAAAACGTTGATTTAATAGGGGCAAGCGattaactttatctcctgagtttttgACGAAGTGATATTTGCacaccttttcaataaaatgccttttatatcaccagcaagcaagaaaatactttttcacctactttctggcactttttcaaatgcaaagtgctgtAAAGATATTTTGCAGAGGATGACAATTACCTCCCAGGATAAAAGACTGGAGatatatttttcatcttctgtttaaaataacttttcagtactgcaattgaaaaagtaccaaaaagtaggtgaaaaagtaccatcaagatgtttctgagtattttcttgcttggaggtggattcaaaggcattttatttataagttgtgaaaatatcacctaggagaaacctggagaaaaagtgaattggtttgGGTCCACAGGCCATatgtaattatattttttttcctgatttttttgcaggagatactttttcatcctctctttaaaatagcttttcaaaagtaccaacaagtaggtaaaaaggtactagcaatattttgtattttctcctaggtgaaattttcaaacttgtcaataaaatgccatttaaaccaccaagtaagcaaatactcaaaataatttttatagtaccttttcacctactttttggtactttttccattgcaaaatcctaaaaaagtatataaatcgaagatgaaaaattatctcctaggagaaaactcaggtgaaaaagtgaattgcatatggcccactgtcTCTGTTACTGCTGTCTATGTCCACATTTGGTAGAATTCCCCTCACTTATGGTTGCTGTGATGGCAAGTGCTCTGAATTCATGGTATAACCAGGGCAAAAAGAAAGTTGCAGCATTAAAAGAAATATAGTcaggaagagataaaataaaTAGTTATTTTCCAAATGAATACAGTAAAAACCCCATTATCTGGCACCAACGGGGATTGCTGGATAAGTgtggtttctggttgcttgagagtcaatgttaaaaataggcctagctaaaaagaacgtactataccccacactagaggcctgcgcgggtccactttttcatacccgcacccgacccgcacccgcgacccgctttctggtgaatttgatacccgcaacccgacctgcacccgcagaaccgctacccgcaGGCCCGCTACCCGACCTGCTACCCCCgacccgcttttttacattttcttaagGTGCACCTttaaagtaacattggggagatgtaaagttaataaaacctatttttatacacaaaccaaagctaaagaaggtttttagcttgctttcgctacccgcacccgcagaCTGCTACCCGCAACCCTACACGCACCCGCAAGTCACTACCCGCACCCAACCCGCACCCGCAGTTTGAATCAATTTGGGTAccgaacccgacccgcatttcaggtacccgacccgctgcaggtCTCTACCCCACACTACACTTGCCATAAACTCTCTATTAATGTTGAAACACAGTAGTTAAAAACAAATGAAGACAAAGGACATATAACTTAATGTAACTGAGGTTTATAACTATATAAAGAGGTGTAAAtgtagatttatgcatcctgcaaggtcAGGACTTTCTGGCTACATGAGAATTCTGGTTAATGGAGTTCTgaataatgggggttttactgtagtCTTAGGTATGACTGGACTTAAAAGCAATCCTGAACtgaaaacaaactgatgagataaaaaccTATATAGCATTTTCTTGGAATCCAACAGTCTTTTTGtgtgtttaaaagctaaaaaaacatacgttttaaaggacaactgaagtgagagcgatagggaggctgctatatgtatttcctcttaaacaataccaattgcctttctgtcctgctgattttctgcctctaatacttttaactatagaacctgaacaaacatggggatcagattttctgactgaagtttgactggattggctgcatgtttgtttcaggtgggtgattcagacactactaatgcaaaaaagatcagcaggtcaccaccaagcaactggtactgtctaaaatgaaataaatatggtagcttccatatttttctcacttcaggtgtcctttaactattaGATGTTGACAGTTTTAAATGTTTTACAATCCCATGTTGAACTAATAACTTTTTTGTTTATTCCATTCACTCAGAATTGTCTCTATGCCATGCAACAGTTTTATAgtctgtaattagttatcagtgctaCAGTCAGACTGAGGTCCAGTTGGAAAGGAAATGTCATTCAGAACCCTAGTATTTATCCCTTACcaacaggaaaaagaaaaaggtaCAAAGCCTTCTTCTATTTAGGTTTAGTATTGTATATATACATTtacctcatcatgttacatcaagTTTTACAACATCTGTCACAAAATTTTAATACAATGCATAATCCAAGGAGTATTTGATGCTCAACGACAGTAcatgtttctttttaaattaaGATAGACATGTTGAAGATTGtgttaccaccagtgatacatttgagaatgtaaatcaggtagaggaaacatcttacaatgggcaaacactgattgaaTAAAAAGCATTTAAGAAAAGAAAAACGTTATGAGATTGTACAATAAAATGCTTCctaaaaaaggtggggggaaaggctgcacatccctaaacacatgctgcaattgaatggttaatcacacaggcatacaccgcctctgccagactgaaaaatgcatgccctgcatccaagacaaatgctaacatttattaagctaggaggaactttagcttccaatatggtttgcatgcaaagtatattatactagacacttgcgccatggtgaggcaaacctccgggcaagtgacctaacctaatgcagggcatgcatttttcagtctggcagaggcggtgtatgcccgtgcgattaaccattcaattgcagcatgtgtttagggatgcgcagcctttccccccaccttttcttaactttgtaactatgtaactattaggttagctgctcccagcccctcctcctgagtttcctgtttgcataataagtagtagcagatttgcatatgatttgcatctgaattgaatgcaaagtgtgcagaaaatctatttaggtgctacacactgagctggtggtcatttcagatgcagccttagcggtatgcgctggcgttctcctcgcaatAAAATGCTTCCTACCTAATAAAATACCTGGGATTGCGGCCGATTGTGCCGTTTGCGGCCGTTGTGTTGTACATAGCAGGCGCATACAGGTAGCGGCCGTGAGCATGCACACTGACCGTGCAGGTAATGTTGCGGCGGCATTTGtggtggggggaggaagggggttgTGAGGGACGTAGCAGGCAAGGCCTAGTGTCCGTTATTATAACGGGCCTTAAGGTTTAGTTATTTATaatgctgcatggtgtaatggttaagggctctgcctctgagacaggagaccagggttcgaatctcagctctgcctgttcagtaagccagcacctattcagtaggagaccttaggcaagtttccctaacactgctactgcctatagagcgcgccctagtggctgcagctctggcgctttgagtctgccaggagaaaagcgcgatataaatgttatttgtcttgtcttgtcttgcacATCTTCTGGCAGGCACACAAACTGTTAAAATTGGGGACCCAAGGGCTTGCCGACCTGACAGGTATGTTTAAATATTCAGGTGTGTGGCTGGCTTCTGGCTTTTTCTTTCCCCATAGGTGGCTGTTGCTGGAACCATGGATTAGTCTGCTTCTGGAGTGGTAGCATGCATTGGCGGACTGGGCCTGGCGGGCTTTCTTTCAGGCCGATAATCAAGTTCAGAGGAGCAGTATTTAAACCATTGTGCAAAACGCCAGCCAAGTTACTTCCTCCCTGTTATCTTGTCAAAATCTTAATGCTTGAACTTTATTGGGGGTGTATCtccttgtttaaaggacaactgactttAGAGGCAAATAAgaggttgtcatatttatttccttttaaacaataccagttgcctggcagtcctgctgatctttcatgcatcagtagtgtctgaatcgcacagctgaaacaagcatgcagtacatgcagtcaaacttaagttaaacatcggtactgcatgcttgttcagggtgtgaggctaaaagtattagaggcagaggatcagcaggtcaacCAGGCatggtgcattgtttaaaaggaaataaatatgttagcctccataaacctctctGGTCGGTTGTCCTTCAAAAAATTGGTGGATGTAGTTGAAATTAGACTGCTTTGGTGGACATAGATTGATGGTTTCTGGTTCAAGATTTTCTTTTTGGTGTAATGTTATGACTAATGATCACTTGGCAAAATGCAATAAAGTTTGGTTTAGGTATATAATTTAACAATTGTTTAAAACCCCAATAAAAAAGGTCGTGGCCTTTTTTTCTCCACCTGGTGTTTGTGTGTTCTTATTTTGATAAGACATTAAGTTTCCTTTAATGGCTAGGTCGTGCAGGCTCATGAATTACATTTACGTATTAGCTCAGTAATTCTGCTcataaaatgttttctttaattattttcttgcacctcttcctattcaacaatggggttgattcactcaaCAGCGTATTACCGTGCACACACagcgcacggcaatattacccttactaacACCAGTAATTATCATGAGTTATGCTATTAGCACGATTAGCGGTTCTTGCATAGTGTAACCGTTACTGCAGTAGTGTAATAGTAGGGTAATATTGCCCTGCACTGTGTATGCACGGTAATATTACCAGTGTTAAGTTAATCAACCCCAATCTGTTTTATTAGGAGAGATGAGCTACGCAACATATTACTCCTGACTGATGTCCTAAATGCCTGTGACAGCCAGTCAGTGTCCATTACTCTTAAACATCCACTGGAGTTATCAGATCGGTTGTTGTGGACATCAGACACTTTACTATACACATAAAAATACCCCTAACATTACAATACTTTCATCAGACACAATGTTTCGATGCAATATTTAACatggaattgtacagaaaacagcGCAGTGTTTGGTGAAAATCACTGTGAAATGACTTTTTGGTCAATTGGAACTGAAAATTTCCTTAgaaagttggattttacgatcgtatctgaagagagaaaataccCTAATCGACCTGTTCAATGGAACGAGAATTACTTCCCGATCACTTTGGATCATAAAAAGTGCACCGAACGATGGcatctgataaaaaaaattgtacccattaaagcggaatataaccctgcatttcaactttgctctaaaatattatttacagcatattatatgcaaaaagcatttttttttttactagaccagcattggaagggttaaacacagacgtttcaagttccgtggagagatatgcagaagttcagattgttacattctatgtatctattgataaacagttacacactctttggcagtcctccaagctccttctcagtcagagagatgagtcattcaacacttagggcccattcacactagaaatcgctaaacgctaacgcaaaacgctgagcgtttttctggtgttttttcctagcgatttttcactgtatagagagcgtttttccagcgattagcgttttgcgatttctagttcaattcaaatacttttattgaaacgctaatcgctccagaatcgctcagaaaacgctgcatgcaacgcgtttgcgtttcagcaaatcgctaaacgcttagatgagaacacttacatacact
This DNA window, taken from Hyperolius riggenbachi isolate aHypRig1 chromosome 3, aHypRig1.pri, whole genome shotgun sequence, encodes the following:
- the GPRIN1 gene encoding G protein-regulated inducer of neurite outgrowth 1 isoform X1: MGSPKEPHRLQLSTPDAASENVSLRSPISSRIWQADDPMGTVGFDGEDLCMRNFCVSVQGDYDFPESFSFDTDAESLLGGHRDFSVDTDSTYSLHQGREDQTSPSQGDINKHDINESATQLQSTSTSCGTGVIGTPEKSVYNSEHSKDCKEQCVNDPSVTEGNLSLGAHSDIIHDTKGGILTNTSPQDKNKHVAEELDLKKVPNISCDEQKQKAQEEGLTGCKKVANGELIGKTHISNPVLPNRQGDVQEKEYRSTAVSPFVFPDEQSSFTFQTRAPQASSSEITGKVRTDGTEISTKEEISETRSFEPVPSNHNEEKKYRSIAVSPFIPPGDTSFTFQTHHGTQSQGDIKIYEGRDTEKKDSLQNACSPELINHSIVGKVEYKSVAVSPIIPPEGSSFTFHTLRTCPDNASGEQLVQKSCSIELTPPSHDVGTQARAECVSVAVSPIIPPDGSSSFTFQSDQQNGGKLLDSKDNCLTSALNEDVSTQAGTSVQCVSVAISPIVLPGESSSFSFLSEKTSLSPVAEQKKNKEGKISDSIAKTCSIELTPPEEEVGACPKIEYRSIAVSPIIPPDEVSFTFQHKREGENGKKEAGNADVVSKTYSFELTPPEEETETHTGNKVEYVSVAVSPFVFSQEPTSFSFQSEQTGVHLNQAKKQDPCSMSELSKTSLETKPQYQDVGTQVDITVQYTSIAISPMVPLDGSSSFVFHNDGMNQGHHSVEKPAMKDAEMQVSFRVETRSIATDPMTPKGKSPKASHPEVHVKETKSSQPEPVREVSWDEKGMTWEVYGASMEVEVLGMAIQKHLEKQIEEHGKREKVMTPQNTRGSSVRGPAEKKESKRQQGASRSYFRRRPRCCSRAGPAID
- the GPRIN1 gene encoding G protein-regulated inducer of neurite outgrowth 1 isoform X2 gives rise to the protein MGSPKEPHRLQLSTPDAASENVSLRSPISSRIWQADDPMGTVGFDGEDLCMRNFCVSVQGDYDFPESFSFDTDAESLLGGHRDFSVDTDSTYSLHQGREDQTSPSQGDINKHDINESATQLQSTSTSCGTGVIGTPEKSVYNSEHSKDCKEQCVNDPSVTEGNLSLGAHSDIIHDTKGGILTNTSPQDKNKHVAEELDLKKVPNISCDEQKQKAQEEGLTGCKKVANGELIGKTHISNPVLPNRQGDVQEKEYRSTAVSPFVFPDEQSSFTFQTRAPQASSSEITGKVRTDGTEISTKEEISETRSFEPVPSNHNEEKKYRSIAVSPFIPPGDTSFTFQTHHGTQSQGDIKIYEGRDTEKKDSLQNACSPELINHSIVGKVEYKSVAVSPIIPPEGSSFTFHTLRTCPDNASGEQLVQKSCSIELTPPSHDVGTQARAECVSVAVSPIIPPDGSSSFTFQSDQQNGGKLLDSKDNCLTSALNEDVSTQAGTSVQCVSVAISPIVLPGESSSFSFLSEKTSLSPVAEQKKNKEGKISDSIAKTCSIELTPPEEEVGACPKIEYRSIAVSPIIPPDEVSFTFQHKREGENGKKEAGNADVVSKTYSFELTPPEEETETHTGNKVEYVSVAVSPFVFSQEPTSFSFQSEQTGVHLNQAKKQDPCSMSELSKTSLETKPQYQDVGTQVDITVQYTSIAISPMVPLDGSSSFVFHNDGMNQGHHSVEKPAMKDAEMQVSFRVETRSIATDPMTPKGKSPKASHPEVHVKETKSSQPEPVREVSWDEKGMTWEVYGASMEVEVLGMAIQKHLEKQIEEHGKREKM